The Egibacteraceae bacterium genome has a window encoding:
- a CDS encoding DUF5995 family protein → MATRVRRQSFSVLTLDGWLPAAPAAVWPFVSQPQRLNRWSSAPVRGLEEGDSGGFGSVGALRQVVLPRPLAPVTEAVQYADAPFRFVYRAVGSRSVRYHRGEIRLLPEGAGTRLCWELGMALVAPGATAFVRRTLAPQLEESIRRLASVVGDASQDAEAAGAHSTLAFRDDDDPAAADAAQATAGRLRALADAMEAGGDARHWFSRVYQYVTEAMIEACARGDVAHPTWTLRLIPRFHDLYVRSVDGSAEPHWQEAFEAIDAAGSATASGALPFWRALVAGARAHIEGDLPRVLAATYADHYRHRCDYARFRADFLLLATPLQAAWHRLAGEVPPRWFPAHLRMLDRVLPAEATEHLTAKRFFDPLIARRTAFENGRAIATAGPPPGRPAGHDRGGDGP, encoded by the coding sequence ATGGCCACGCGGGTGCGCCGGCAGTCCTTCAGCGTGCTCACGCTCGACGGCTGGCTACCGGCCGCGCCGGCGGCCGTGTGGCCGTTCGTCAGCCAGCCGCAGCGCCTGAACCGCTGGTCGAGCGCACCGGTGCGGGGGCTCGAGGAAGGCGACAGCGGAGGCTTCGGCAGCGTCGGGGCGCTCCGGCAGGTCGTCCTGCCCCGCCCCCTGGCGCCCGTGACCGAGGCCGTCCAGTACGCCGACGCGCCGTTCCGGTTCGTCTACCGCGCGGTCGGATCGCGGTCCGTGCGCTACCACCGCGGCGAGATCCGCCTCCTTCCCGAGGGGGCCGGCACACGCCTGTGCTGGGAGCTCGGTATGGCCCTGGTCGCCCCGGGTGCCACGGCTTTCGTGCGCCGCACCCTCGCCCCCCAGCTCGAAGAGAGCATTCGCCGGCTGGCCTCGGTGGTCGGTGACGCCTCGCAGGACGCCGAGGCGGCGGGCGCGCACTCCACGCTCGCCTTCCGCGACGACGACGACCCCGCCGCGGCCGACGCCGCGCAGGCCACGGCGGGACGCCTACGCGCGCTCGCCGACGCGATGGAGGCCGGCGGTGACGCCCGGCACTGGTTCAGCCGCGTCTACCAGTACGTGACGGAGGCCATGATCGAGGCGTGCGCGCGCGGCGACGTCGCGCACCCCACGTGGACGCTCCGCCTCATTCCCCGCTTCCACGACCTCTACGTGCGCAGCGTGGATGGGTCGGCCGAGCCCCACTGGCAGGAGGCGTTCGAGGCCATCGACGCGGCCGGCAGCGCGACGGCGTCGGGGGCGCTGCCGTTCTGGCGCGCGCTCGTGGCGGGCGCGCGAGCCCATATCGAAGGGGACCTCCCCCGCGTCCTGGCCGCCACCTACGCCGACCACTACCGGCACCGTTGCGACTACGCCCGCTTCCGGGCCGACTTCCTCCTGCTCGCGACACCACTCCAGGCGGCCTGGCACCGCCTCGCGGGAGAGGTTCCGCCGCGCTGGTTCCCCGCTCACCTGCGCATGCTGGACCGCGTGCTGCCCGCGGAGGCGACCGAGCACCTCACCGCCAAACGCTTCTTCGACCCCCTCATCGCTCGTCGGACGGCGTTCGAGAACGGCCGGGCGATCGCCACGGCCGGACCTCCGCCAGGCAGGCCTGCGGGGCACGACCGTGGTGGCGACGGGCCATGA
- a CDS encoding geranylgeranyl reductase family protein — protein MTLAADARLRGRDRHAEGAGLAVEVDVAVVGGGPAGAAASYYLARQGRSVLVVEQKAFPRDKACGDGLTPRAVRMLVDMGLGDRFGDWRRVQGVRVRAAATTRTARMPPTRQWCDFGLVVPRRVLDATVLDNAAAAGATVRYNTRALRPVVERGRVRGLVIRAGAREETVSAAWVVCAEGSTGRVLRALGRTHDLHYPVGLALRQYSPAGSLQLDWFDVYVDLRKNGALLPGYGWAFPGVGGAVNVGVGLLNTAHGWNRVSLHGHLDRFVARLERDGVLAPGAPVGRRGGRLFMGGSVWPPHGPGYVLVGDAAGMINPATGEGIAYAYETGRTAARHVHAAMDCGAQSVPEYTREVERHYGDYHRLGRGLVTMIADPERMERLVTRAMVSDRRLRFALGLLFNLHDASLRPLDQYGARGLVWLARATGWDPRPPNAAVISHPALHRR, from the coding sequence GTGACCCTCGCGGCCGACGCCCGTCTGCGTGGCCGCGATCGACATGCGGAGGGCGCGGGGTTGGCGGTCGAGGTGGACGTCGCGGTCGTGGGCGGCGGGCCCGCGGGGGCTGCCGCGAGCTACTACCTCGCGCGGCAAGGGCGATCGGTGCTCGTCGTCGAGCAGAAGGCCTTCCCCCGCGACAAGGCCTGCGGCGACGGCCTCACCCCACGCGCCGTGCGGATGCTCGTCGACATGGGACTCGGCGACCGCTTCGGCGACTGGCGGCGCGTGCAGGGAGTCCGGGTGCGCGCGGCAGCCACGACGAGGACCGCACGCATGCCCCCCACGCGACAGTGGTGCGACTTCGGGCTCGTCGTTCCCCGACGGGTGCTCGACGCGACCGTGCTCGACAACGCCGCGGCTGCGGGGGCGACGGTCCGCTACAACACGCGAGCCCTGCGGCCCGTCGTCGAGCGCGGCCGGGTCCGGGGCCTCGTCATCCGTGCGGGCGCGCGTGAGGAGACGGTCAGCGCCGCCTGGGTCGTGTGCGCCGAAGGCTCGACGGGCAGGGTGCTGCGCGCCCTCGGTCGCACGCACGACCTCCACTATCCCGTGGGGCTCGCACTGCGGCAGTACAGCCCGGCGGGCTCCTTACAGCTCGACTGGTTCGACGTCTACGTCGATCTTCGAAAGAACGGCGCGTTGCTGCCCGGGTACGGATGGGCGTTCCCCGGGGTCGGGGGTGCGGTCAACGTCGGCGTCGGGCTGTTGAACACCGCGCACGGGTGGAACCGCGTCAGCCTGCACGGCCACCTCGACCGGTTCGTCGCGCGGCTCGAACGCGACGGGGTCCTCGCTCCCGGCGCGCCGGTCGGCCGGCGCGGGGGCCGGTTGTTCATGGGCGGCAGCGTATGGCCCCCTCACGGCCCGGGTTACGTGCTCGTCGGCGACGCGGCCGGGATGATCAACCCCGCGACCGGCGAGGGCATCGCCTACGCCTACGAGACGGGTCGCACCGCTGCCCGGCACGTGCATGCGGCCATGGACTGCGGCGCGCAGTCCGTGCCGGAGTACACGCGCGAGGTCGAGCGGCACTACGGCGACTACCACCGGCTTGGCCGGGGCCTGGTGACCATGATCGCCGACCCCGAGCGCATGGAACGCCTCGTGACCAGGGCGATGGTCAGCGACCGGCGGCTGCGCTTCGCGCTCGGCCTGCTGTTCAACCTCCACGACGCGTCGCTGCGCCCGCTCGACCAGTACGGGGCGCGGGGCCTCGTGTGGCTGGCGCGCGCCACGGGCTGGGACCCGCGCCCTCCGAACGCAGCGGTCATCTCTCACCCGGCGCTCCACCGCCGATGA
- a CDS encoding GAF and ANTAR domain-containing protein, producing MQRARLLAHTLVELADTLVADYDVVEFLYLLCDRAVELLEADAAGVLLMNSSGGLEVAASSSSDLHSLEKFEVQTKEGPCVLAHRSGSRVEAEDLLDHAEQWPAFVEHAAARGLRSVHSRPLRLRAQHIGALNVFRERPGPFSDEDAVVAGALATMASIGMVHQRVLTAAEEQITQLQHALDSRIVIEQASAVLADREGIDTGEAFGRLRRYARDNNQRLHAVARRFLDRQIDTGSFGVG from the coding sequence GTGCAACGCGCACGCTTGCTGGCCCACACGCTCGTCGAGCTGGCCGACACGCTGGTCGCCGACTACGACGTCGTGGAGTTCCTCTACCTGCTCTGCGACCGCGCCGTGGAGCTCCTCGAAGCGGACGCGGCGGGCGTGCTGTTGATGAACAGCTCGGGAGGCCTCGAGGTGGCGGCCTCCTCCAGCAGCGACCTGCACAGCCTCGAGAAGTTCGAGGTGCAGACGAAGGAGGGACCCTGCGTCCTCGCGCACCGCAGCGGCAGCCGCGTCGAGGCAGAGGACCTCCTCGACCATGCCGAACAATGGCCGGCGTTCGTCGAGCACGCCGCGGCCAGGGGTCTGCGCAGCGTGCACTCCCGCCCGCTGCGGCTACGGGCCCAGCACATCGGTGCGCTGAACGTCTTCCGCGAGCGGCCCGGCCCTTTCAGCGACGAGGACGCGGTCGTCGCCGGAGCGCTCGCGACCATGGCCTCGATCGGCATGGTCCACCAGCGGGTCCTCACCGCTGCGGAGGAGCAGATCACCCAGCTCCAGCACGCCCTCGACAGCCGCATCGTCATCGAGCAGGCCAGTGCGGTGCTCGCGGACCGGGAGGGCATCGACACCGGTGAGGCCTTCGGACGGTTGCGGCGTTACGCGCGCGACAACAACCAGCGCCTGCACGCGGTCGCTCGGCGGTTCCTCGACCGGCAGATCGACACGGGGAGCTTCGGGGTCGGCTGA
- a CDS encoding ATP-binding protein yields MTLAPATPSAAVARRVVRETVSAELPAETAETVELLTSELVANAVAGTGDPCVLALSVPHPGVLRVEVGDSSPAWGTAGLPYERRERGVLPPDPMAEGGRGLLLVALLSRCWGVAPCPTGGKVVWFEVAL; encoded by the coding sequence GTGACGCTGGCCCCGGCCACGCCGAGCGCCGCCGTCGCCCGTCGGGTCGTGCGCGAAACCGTGAGCGCCGAGCTCCCCGCGGAGACCGCCGAAACCGTCGAGCTGCTGACGAGCGAGCTCGTCGCCAACGCGGTGGCGGGCACCGGTGACCCCTGCGTCCTCGCGCTGTCGGTGCCCCACCCCGGTGTGCTGCGCGTCGAGGTGGGTGACAGCTCCCCCGCCTGGGGCACTGCAGGCTTGCCATATGAGCGGCGAGAGCGGGGTGTGCTGCCCCCCGACCCGATGGCCGAGGGCGGCCGGGGCCTGCTGCTCGTCGCCTTGCTCTCCCGATGCTGGGGCGTGGCCCCGTGCCCCACAGGGGGAAAGGTCGTGTGGTTCGAGGTGGCCTTGTAA
- a CDS encoding GAF and ANTAR domain-containing protein codes for MADQSALNRAFADYARTIARRYEIGDALYRLTDQVVDILGVDGAGVSLADRDEVLQFVSATDEQVTIVEEHQAGTGEGPCHDAYMKGEQVTSTDLTVDTRWPVYTPVAVEQGLRAAAGIPMVVEGERIGALNLYTESAREWPTDELEIAQLLADMATGYIVNARNLAESEKLASQLQHALDSRVVIEQAKGVVAERHGLSTADAFLRLRQHARSHSSRLHDVASAIIDGEMSL; via the coding sequence ATGGCCGATCAGTCCGCGCTCAACCGTGCCTTTGCCGACTACGCCCGCACCATCGCGCGACGCTACGAGATCGGCGACGCGCTCTACCGGCTCACCGACCAGGTGGTGGACATCCTCGGCGTGGACGGTGCCGGGGTGTCACTCGCGGACCGCGACGAGGTGCTGCAGTTCGTCAGCGCGACCGACGAGCAGGTGACCATCGTCGAGGAGCACCAGGCCGGAACCGGCGAGGGCCCGTGCCACGACGCCTACATGAAGGGCGAGCAGGTCACCTCCACCGACCTCACCGTCGACACCCGGTGGCCGGTGTACACCCCCGTCGCCGTCGAGCAGGGACTGCGCGCCGCGGCCGGCATCCCCATGGTCGTCGAGGGCGAGCGGATCGGTGCCCTGAACCTCTACACCGAGAGTGCTCGGGAGTGGCCCACCGACGAGCTCGAAATCGCCCAGCTGCTCGCGGACATGGCCACCGGCTACATCGTGAACGCGCGCAACCTCGCCGAAAGCGAGAAGCTGGCGAGCCAGCTCCAGCACGCGCTCGACAGCCGCGTCGTCATCGAGCAGGCGAAGGGTGTGGTGGCCGAGCGTCACGGCCTCTCGACCGCCGACGCCTTCCTGCGCCTGCGCCAGCACGCCCGCAGCCACAGCTCCAGGCTCCACGACGTCGCCAGCGCCATCATCGACGGCGAGATGTCGTTGTGA
- a CDS encoding SRPBCC family protein, translating to MIVKHKGIRLGRALGWFSIALGSAQVLLTERMNRLVGVDGMPTAKALMRGVGVQELTVGAAILNSPRPVGWLWSRVAGDVMHLAMLRAAMGSSGSDRSRVRAAAYAVLGVGVADLVAARALARASSRITEDGATRLRTAITVNRPPEEVYRSWRDFERLPQFMYHLESVQPTEQGRWHWVARAPAGKTVEWDAEIVEDRPGEVVAWRSLEGGDVDTCGLVRFAPATGDRGTEVVVEMEYTPPGGRAGAVAAKLFGESPEQQVRDDLRRFKQVMETGEVVRSDGSPEGSTTHRQLKQRPAQPVG from the coding sequence ATGATCGTCAAGCACAAGGGGATCCGGCTCGGCCGTGCGCTCGGTTGGTTCAGCATCGCGCTGGGCTCCGCACAGGTGCTGCTCACCGAGCGGATGAACCGCCTGGTCGGCGTCGACGGGATGCCGACCGCCAAGGCGCTCATGCGCGGCGTCGGCGTCCAGGAGCTGACGGTCGGGGCTGCCATTCTCAACAGCCCCCGTCCGGTCGGCTGGCTCTGGAGCCGCGTGGCTGGCGACGTCATGCATCTCGCGATGCTGCGGGCGGCCATGGGGTCGAGCGGCAGCGACCGGTCCCGTGTCCGCGCCGCCGCCTACGCGGTGCTCGGAGTGGGCGTTGCCGACCTCGTCGCGGCGAGAGCCCTCGCGCGCGCATCCTCCCGCATCACCGAGGACGGCGCCACGCGGCTGCGCACGGCGATCACCGTCAACCGGCCACCCGAGGAGGTCTACCGCTCGTGGCGCGACTTCGAGCGGCTGCCGCAGTTCATGTACCACCTCGAGTCCGTGCAGCCGACCGAACAGGGCCGCTGGCACTGGGTGGCCCGCGCGCCGGCGGGCAAGACCGTCGAGTGGGATGCAGAGATCGTCGAGGACCGGCCGGGTGAGGTCGTGGCGTGGCGCTCGCTGGAAGGCGGCGACGTGGACACCTGCGGGTTGGTCCGCTTCGCCCCGGCGACCGGCGACCGCGGGACCGAGGTCGTTGTCGAAATGGAGTACACGCCACCGGGTGGACGCGCCGGCGCCGTCGCCGCGAAGCTCTTCGGGGAGAGCCCCGAACAGCAGGTCCGCGACGACCTGCGGCGGTTCAAGCAAGTCATGGAGACGGGCGAGGTGGTGCGCTCCGACGGCAGCCCTGAAGGCAGCACGACGCACCGCCAGCTGAAGCAACGCCCGGCGCAACCGGTCGGCTGA
- a CDS encoding zinc-dependent alcohol dehydrogenase, with product MGPRTVRVKDVPDPKILNGRDAIVRITSTAICGSDLHLYGHYVPGLKVGDILGHEFMGEVVETGPEVSNLAVGDRVVVPFPIACGACNACKRELYSLCENSNTTAPRAEKLWGHSPAGIFGYSHLLGGYAGGQAEYVRVPFADVGPLKIEDDSLTDEQVLFLSDVLPTGYMGAELCDIRPGDVVAVWGAGTVGQFAALSARLLGAERVVVIDRVARRLEMAREHAGAETLDYEQTDVLAELKDMTGGRGPDACIDAVGLEAHHPAAPLHAYDKAKQFARLETERSHALREAIMSCRNGGTVSIIGVYGGFADKFPIGSVMNRSLTIRTGQCHVHRYMRPLLERITKREIDPTFVITHHLSLDEAPNGYDTFKHDKDECVKVVLHP from the coding sequence ATGGGACCGAGGACGGTCCGCGTCAAGGACGTGCCCGACCCGAAGATCCTCAACGGCCGTGACGCGATCGTGCGCATCACCTCGACGGCGATCTGCGGATCCGACCTCCACCTGTACGGCCACTACGTCCCGGGGCTCAAGGTCGGCGACATCCTCGGCCACGAGTTCATGGGAGAGGTCGTCGAGACCGGCCCGGAGGTGAGCAACCTCGCGGTGGGGGACCGCGTCGTCGTGCCGTTCCCGATCGCGTGCGGGGCCTGCAACGCCTGCAAGCGCGAGCTCTACTCGCTGTGCGAGAACTCCAACACCACGGCGCCGCGTGCGGAGAAGCTGTGGGGCCACTCCCCCGCCGGCATCTTCGGCTACTCCCACCTGCTCGGTGGCTACGCCGGGGGACAGGCGGAGTACGTGCGGGTGCCCTTCGCCGACGTCGGGCCGCTCAAGATCGAAGACGACTCGCTCACCGACGAGCAGGTCCTGTTCCTGTCGGACGTCCTGCCCACCGGCTACATGGGTGCCGAGCTCTGCGATATCCGCCCTGGCGACGTCGTCGCCGTCTGGGGTGCGGGCACGGTCGGGCAGTTCGCTGCCCTGAGCGCGCGGCTGCTCGGCGCCGAGCGCGTCGTCGTCATCGACCGGGTGGCCCGCCGCCTCGAGATGGCGCGCGAGCATGCGGGCGCGGAGACCCTCGACTACGAGCAGACCGACGTCCTCGCGGAGCTCAAGGACATGACGGGCGGGCGGGGACCCGACGCCTGCATCGACGCGGTCGGCCTCGAGGCCCATCACCCTGCGGCGCCGCTGCACGCCTACGACAAGGCCAAGCAGTTCGCGCGGCTCGAGACCGAGCGGTCGCATGCGCTGCGCGAGGCGATCATGAGCTGCCGCAACGGCGGCACGGTGTCGATCATCGGGGTCTACGGAGGCTTCGCCGACAAGTTCCCCATCGGCTCGGTCATGAACCGGTCGCTCACCATCAGGACCGGTCAGTGCCACGTGCACCGCTACATGCGCCCCCTGCTCGAGCGCATCACGAAGCGCGAGATCGACCCGACCTTCGTCATCACCCATCACCTGTCCCTCGACGAGGCGCCGAACGGCTACGACACCTTCAAGCACGACAAGGACGAGTGCGTGAAGGTGGTCCTGCATCCGTGA
- a CDS encoding DUF2071 domain-containing protein → MTAETGNPRIREGDPPPETAPHTVRVPVNIHRWDDISFLHWAFDPDDIAPLVPQEATLLTHEGKAWVGVTPFFIRVRPPGVPVSPPGWSFPETNVRTYVAGPDGRDGLWFFRMEVTAAWFAAALRLVGLPYVRQRMRVDREDGRFVYKSEARDSQGGHDIVLRPGEPLDPPSGGPLERFLTARWGAYHREGPLLLYSPVEHPAWDLHTAAVENCDVDGLFRAAGLPTPVESPLVHYSTGVTVKVGPPQKVT, encoded by the coding sequence GTGACCGCTGAAACCGGAAACCCCCGGATCCGAGAGGGCGACCCGCCCCCCGAAACGGCCCCGCACACCGTCCGCGTGCCCGTGAACATCCACCGCTGGGACGACATCTCCTTCCTCCACTGGGCGTTCGACCCCGACGACATCGCCCCGCTCGTGCCGCAGGAGGCGACCCTGCTCACCCATGAAGGCAAGGCGTGGGTCGGGGTCACGCCGTTCTTCATCCGGGTGCGCCCCCCCGGTGTTCCGGTGTCGCCCCCCGGATGGTCCTTCCCCGAGACGAACGTGCGGACCTACGTCGCCGGACCTGACGGTCGGGACGGGCTCTGGTTCTTCCGCATGGAGGTCACCGCGGCATGGTTCGCGGCCGCGTTGCGCCTGGTCGGCCTGCCCTACGTCCGCCAGCGCATGCGCGTCGACCGAGAGGACGGTCGCTTCGTCTACAAGTCGGAGGCCCGTGACTCGCAGGGTGGCCACGACATCGTCCTGCGCCCCGGTGAGCCGCTCGACCCCCCGAGCGGCGGCCCCCTCGAGCGGTTCCTCACCGCCCGGTGGGGCGCCTACCACCGCGAGGGACCCCTGCTGCTCTACAGCCCGGTGGAGCACCCCGCATGGGACCTGCACACCGCCGCGGTGGAGAACTGCGACGTCGACGGCCTTTTCCGCGCCGCCGGTCTGCCCACCCCTGTCGAGTCACCTCTCGTCCACTACTCGACAGGGGTGACGGTGAAGGTCGGCCCGCCGCAGAAGGTGACGTGA
- a CDS encoding DUF2243 domain-containing protein produces the protein MLGFGLGGLVDGIVLHQVLQWHNLVSGQVANTTLAGLRTNLFWDGVFHLTTTALVVAGFLALWRAWQGPRHAGGDLRALLGLVLVGWGAFHVVDQFVFHLLLGLHDIRDDAPNVGLYNWGFFAVGVALAGLGTLLWRRAARAGSRPGERLRETPR, from the coding sequence GTGCTGGGCTTCGGCCTTGGCGGGCTCGTCGACGGCATCGTCCTCCACCAGGTCCTGCAGTGGCACAACCTTGTGAGCGGCCAGGTGGCGAACACCACCCTGGCGGGACTGCGGACGAACCTGTTCTGGGACGGGGTGTTCCACCTCACGACCACCGCGCTCGTCGTCGCCGGCTTCCTGGCGCTCTGGCGGGCGTGGCAGGGCCCCCGCCACGCCGGCGGCGATCTGCGCGCCCTGCTCGGACTCGTGCTCGTCGGCTGGGGCGCGTTCCACGTCGTCGACCAGTTCGTGTTCCACCTGCTGCTCGGGCTCCACGACATCCGCGACGACGCGCCCAACGTCGGGCTGTACAACTGGGGGTTCTTCGCCGTCGGCGTGGCCCTCGCCGGGCTCGGCACGCTGCTGTGGAGGAGGGCGGCACGAGCGGGGTCGCGGCCGGGTGAGCGCCTGCGGGAAACACCGCGATGA
- a CDS encoding potassium channel family protein, with product MDALAVLALLAGGVVAVAVALDVFFTVIHPDIEGPIARFVQRGVWEAFAGAARGWRARRRGILAMAGPAIIATTFFVWVALFILGFALMFYSGFAWYRSEPELGGLTFVDALYFSGITVTVLGYGDITPLHGAYKVLSFVASGSGFALLTGAVTYLIEVTSSVDERSRFALRVQDESGGQAQGVGFVLSGMESGDVSYLRSRLEDLAAHVRLVQDKAHRYAMVALYYRSRNPVYDFEPAVRLTAEAAAAAHVLTQDPVWAGAAPSVRHLEAGVSRLMRTVAEQYLGDDTAERVRRAPATEADHELLHRVAEHLRGAGANVNGGTVDPALRLAARSRVFLRGMDRITAWTEESKAALAVPERL from the coding sequence ATGGACGCGCTCGCCGTCCTGGCGCTCCTCGCCGGTGGCGTCGTCGCGGTCGCCGTGGCCCTGGACGTCTTCTTCACCGTCATCCACCCCGACATCGAGGGACCGATCGCACGGTTCGTCCAGCGGGGGGTGTGGGAGGCGTTCGCCGGGGCGGCCCGCGGATGGAGGGCGCGGCGCCGGGGCATCCTCGCGATGGCCGGCCCCGCGATCATCGCTACGACGTTCTTCGTCTGGGTGGCGCTGTTCATCCTCGGCTTCGCGCTCATGTTCTACAGCGGTTTCGCCTGGTACCGCAGCGAACCAGAGCTCGGTGGCCTCACCTTCGTCGACGCGCTGTACTTCTCGGGCATCACCGTCACCGTGCTCGGCTACGGCGACATCACGCCCCTGCACGGGGCCTACAAGGTGCTCTCCTTCGTCGCGTCCGGTTCGGGTTTTGCGCTCCTCACCGGCGCGGTCACCTACCTGATCGAGGTGACGAGCAGCGTGGACGAGCGCTCCCGGTTCGCTCTGCGGGTCCAGGACGAGTCGGGAGGGCAGGCGCAGGGCGTCGGGTTCGTGCTCTCGGGCATGGAGTCGGGCGACGTGTCCTACCTCCGCAGTCGCCTCGAGGACCTCGCCGCCCACGTGCGCCTCGTGCAGGACAAGGCGCACCGCTATGCGATGGTGGCGCTGTACTACCGCTCACGGAATCCGGTGTACGACTTCGAGCCGGCGGTGCGACTCACGGCCGAGGCCGCGGCCGCGGCCCACGTGCTCACGCAGGATCCCGTCTGGGCGGGTGCCGCGCCCTCCGTGCGCCACCTCGAGGCGGGCGTCAGCCGGTTGATGCGCACCGTCGCCGAGCAGTACCTCGGTGACGACACCGCCGAGCGGGTCAGGCGGGCACCGGCCACGGAGGCCGACCACGAGCTCCTGCACCGCGTCGCCGAGCACCTGCGGGGCGCGGGGGCCAACGTGAACGGCGGCACGGTGGACCCGGCGCTGCGCCTGGCGGCGCGTTCGCGGGTCTTCCTGCGCGGCATGGACCGCATCACCGCCTGGACCGAGGAGAGCAAGGCAGCGCTGGCTGTGCCGGAACGCCTGTGA
- a CDS encoding helix-turn-helix transcriptional regulator produces MADRPLNATAASLLGFLHFGPQTGWDLLKIAEALIGDFWSLTRSQVYRELAAMAERGLVEAGPAGPRDRRPYALTGQGRAAFASWVRQEPGPETIRFPLLLTVTFGRHLPGEQLAAILEEHRRRHAARLADYEARRRRLDDADADPYALATLDFGLHYERAVLDWFAGLPDVLFPERPG; encoded by the coding sequence ATGGCTGACAGACCGCTGAACGCGACCGCCGCCTCCCTGCTCGGCTTCCTCCACTTCGGCCCGCAGACGGGATGGGACCTCCTGAAGATCGCCGAGGCGCTGATCGGTGACTTCTGGTCGCTGACCCGCAGCCAGGTCTACCGTGAGCTCGCCGCCATGGCCGAGCGCGGCCTCGTCGAGGCCGGCCCCGCCGGACCCCGGGACCGCCGACCGTACGCCCTCACCGGGCAGGGGCGTGCGGCCTTCGCCTCCTGGGTCCGCCAGGAGCCCGGTCCCGAGACCATCCGCTTCCCCCTGCTCCTCACCGTCACCTTCGGCCGCCACCTTCCGGGGGAGCAGCTGGCCGCCATACTCGAGGAGCACCGCCGGCGGCACGCCGCCCGTCTCGCCGACTACGAGGCCCGCAGGCGACGGCTCGACGACGCGGACGCCGACCCCTACGCCCTCGCCACCCTCGACTTCGGTCTGCACTACGAGCGCGCGGTGCTCGACTGGTTCGCCGGACTGCCCGACGTGCTCTTCCCGGAGCGGCCAGGGTGA
- a CDS encoding VOC family protein gives MPARLNPYLNFPDNARQAMEFYRSVFGGALTVSTFGEFGQPDSPEADKVMHALLETDRGFTLMASDLPAGMEHNPGSNIAISLSGDEADELRGYWDKLSGGGTVTMPLEKQVWGDEFGMCVDQFGVHWMVNISEPQG, from the coding sequence ATGCCCGCCCGCCTCAACCCGTACCTCAACTTCCCCGACAACGCCCGGCAGGCGATGGAGTTCTACAGGAGCGTCTTCGGCGGCGCCTTGACGGTGAGCACGTTCGGCGAGTTCGGCCAGCCGGACTCGCCCGAGGCGGACAAGGTCATGCACGCCCTGCTCGAGACGGACCGGGGTTTCACGCTGATGGCCTCTGACCTCCCGGCCGGCATGGAGCACAACCCCGGCAGCAACATCGCGATCAGCCTCAGCGGTGACGAGGCCGACGAGCTGCGTGGCTACTGGGACAAGCTGTCCGGCGGCGGCACCGTCACGATGCCGCTGGAGAAGCAGGTGTGGGGCGACGAGTTCGGCATGTGCGTCGACCAGTTCGGTGTCCACTGGATGGTCAACATCAGCGAACCGCAGGGCTGA